The sequence GCCGTTACACGGGTTtattatcgacgtcgataaactcgtttgaTGCGCGTTTCACCCGTAGTTATGGCGATCGCTATATAGGGACGtatatctacgtcgataacgaactcGTGTATCGGCAGCAGTCATAAcatgatataattttaataattttcttcTTTTCAGTTAAAAAATACAAGGATCTTTGTGAACATTCCTTCTGGACAGCGAAGTGTATGTACGACGTAGATCCTAAAAACTTTGTATTTCCTTAACAATcaatatgtataaattattatttagcaaGGCACCTATGCAGTATTGGATTGGTTCAGAGTAAATTATAGcttatttactaaaataaaaatgatccAAAAGACAATTCGCAAGGCGTTTAATTACTATTCTGAggcaaaacaaaaattaaacataattacaaaagtataatcacaaaaaatatataattttatacccaaagcacaattttaatttacattaggAGTTAATTTGAAAACTGTTTTCTCGCTGTTAACATCTTcgaatattacctatattattatcgcCATCGAATACAAAGTATGTTACATTTCCTTTTGATATCGAACCAACGGTTTCAAATATAAGAGTGTCATAGTTGAATTTACTTACCTCGTCCACTGTACTAATGTACAGCTCGTTATTTTTGTCAACAGATAGTTTTCCAAACtttttgtaaaacaaaaatcgcGGAGCCGTCTTTGAAAatcgataaaaataataatctatTCGGTAATAAATATCACCCTTTTTATCAACCACAAAATCGTGAATCGATTCGTAATTCAAAGGAGCTATGcaatttttaacataattttcaTTGAGTGTGCAAATTCCATGCTTATTCCTTGAaaagtatagttttttgttgaATCGTAATGTAACAATAGATTCTCTGAGTATATATTTGGTTTCTTTAGTCTTAGGATCATACCGGTAGATACCTTGGCCTGTGCCTATATAGACTATTCCTGTGTTTTGGTCTACAACTCTACTTGTACTTAACTCAGATATATTAGAGATCTTACTAAAATGCCCATCAGTTAAGTTCAGCCTCAAATTTGAATATTCCAGTTTTCCATCCGTATGATtgtagcttaaaaaatatataacattTTCTAGTCTGCTTGTGTCGAAATAACTATACATATTGAAGTTGTTGAATATTACTGATTTTGTATAGCATTTTCCAAACAAGCTCGCATCACAATCTGCTTTGGACAGGACCAATAGGGACAATATTACTATTATCCATTTCATGATCTGAAAAGTTAGATCTTTACTGTGATTGTTTCATATCATCATTCTCGCCAGTGACCCGCTTTTCTAAATAATTCTTTGGTGCATAGCACGATTCGAACCTACGGCATGATGATTGAGAGTCGAGACCATATTCGTTACGACACTAAGattctaaattaataaatgaaatcTAAATTAATACAAAACTTATTTGTACGTGGTAAACATGGCATCAACATGTTCATAAAACTGACAAATGAATAACGAGAAACTTACTTGTGATGCCTCTTTCAATAACTGGGTGATGCTGTTGTTGAGTGATGCATTGAAGGTATTGATGACTTGTTGACAGTACCTAATGGAATGATTCTGACTATTTGTAACAGgatacttaaaattatttatccTGATTCACTCTATATTAGCCACTTCAATAATTAATCTAATAGCAACGAGAACACTTATATCAATAatctacatacctacctacaacaGTAGATAATTTCACATTGAGATTTTTTATGCATAACAAAATCGTTTCAAATTGTAAAGGTTTTATGGCCCTATGCCATCGCCTTGTAGTAAATTTCGATCTGTCAGTTTTCACAGTTCATTCCGAATTAGCTGATACTAATAAAACTTTGATGAACAATATAGGACCAACACGCCTATAAAAACAAAGCTTTAAACTGTCCCTATTTTGTTAACTGGCAAACCGAGATAAACGTTGTTCAATGCAACTAATGAAAACCatcaatgaataaagtcacaaatctgcTAACCAACCTCATTAAAAAACAGcaatctaaaataataaacactttattttctGGTAAGTCAATTAGTTGTTTTAACATGTGCCACTGGGGACTAATTTCATAATACTCGCTGGCGACGATTGAATATCGCGAAATACAAGGTTGTTGTTACCATCGAACACCAACTCAAACATATTAACCAGCTTCACACTGCCAATAGGCTCAAAATCATCGCTTTCGTAATTCAGTTTGGATACGTCTGTAAAAACCGAGGTGTGTACTTCGCCATTTACATCCACTGCTAATTTGGCAAACCTGTGCGTAAACAGATACTCCGGCACATCACTGTTGTTCGCAAGGCGATAGTGTTGGCTGCCGCTTCGGTAGTAAATGTCATCTTTCTTATCAACCACGAAATCTTCAACTTTAACGTTTCTCAACGCTCTTATGCATTCCCACTTGTAGTCTCTGTCCACTGTGCACATGCCATTGGGTAATTTGGCATAGTAAAGTTTCTTGCTGTGCTGCATCACCATTATTGTCTCGCTCTGTAGTCCGAGAAATCGCGACGTGTCCGTTGCAGGGTTATATTCGTAGAGTCCCCTCGTGGTACCGAGGAACACCTGGCCCGTCTGCTGGTCCACCGCCCTGGACGTGGTGTAGTCAACGTCAGGGATCCTGGTAATCTTACCATCGTCAAGGCCGATGCCCACATTGAGATCGCTGCTTCTGTACTGCAAGTACAGGGTGTTTGTTTTTCGGTAGACGTCTAATCCTCCAGTGGTGTCGATTCTCTTCAATACGGTGGACTTGCTGTAGCAGATGTTTTGAAGACAGGCGTCGCAATCGGCGGAGGACGACGCCGCGAGCGCCGCCACTACTAGGAGTGACAAAATTACAGCGTTCATTGTAGTCTTGTTGTAAATATTTAGCAAATGATTTTTTGATTAACTGAGCACTGTTTTAGTAAAACTGATACCACATCAATTAATGAGTTGTTTGTGTTCATGCCTGTTTTATACCTGAGCTATTATATACTTTCTTGGCGGTATGACTTTGTTCGCGGCTTCCATTCcaaaatgatgatgatgaatgattttgggaaatatagttcttattttcaattcagtatgattcataaattaataaaaaaatctgcgTATACtcgtattttttgttgttgtaagCGTTTTCTCTGTATCAAACAAACATACAAGACGACTTGTTTTTATATGTGAAGATATTACCTGAAAAGGTGATTCCCTATTATCAGTATCAACAAACAACTCATCTATGTAGTGCAGTGACTCACAATCACAATTAATCATAATTTAAGTCATAACTCACAAGTATAATACCCAATGATATCTCAATTGTTATTACGTAGAAAAGTAttgtaaaaatacattttaataattatgtacctagtagTCTTGTTTATaggaattaatttattatctatTTCACTTAATTTTCCTCAATCGAACAACAGGTTATAGATACATACCACTTAAGATTATGTGAAGTTAAAGTGCAGGAATttaaagatataaaataaataagtgaaaCTATTTATGAGCTCTCATCTCAGCTGTTATCATATCacatccactgctgaacataggcctcccctaATGTCTTCCACCTTGTTCGttcggaggcggcccgcatccagcgcttccccgcggacttgactagataggtactactAGATAGTCCGTCCAACTCGCGGGGGGCCGCCCAACGCTGCGCTTGTCGGCACTTGGTCTTCACTCGAGAACTCTTCTGCTCCACCGACCTCGatgttataggtacctacctaattctTAATAACACACCACCCAAAAAGATACCTCATAATTATGGCCTTTCAAACCTTTAATTTTTGGACAATTACATGATATAAGCATTTCTGTGAGGTTTTTTGCATTTATacctgaaaaaaaattacatttgcCGTGAGAGCGTCACATTGCGTAAACGTTCAACAAgatttattaatacttaatcAATAATGAATCGATTCGtattaattttcatatttttcgttttatttgaTGCTGCTTTTGGGGTAAGTTTtgattttatcatattataatctCTAATTAGTATATTTatcttataagtaggtatatgtagatCATAGAACAAAGCCGACTCgggtgaccattcatactcaatgatGTAGATTATAGCGAGCGTAATCAttacttaaacattttattaatttttagaTGACACGAGCTCAATTAAAGAAAACACTGTCTATGCCTAAGAAGCAATGCATGACTAAACATGGAGTTACCGAAGGTTAGTttacgtattttatttattttacatactgTACTTATCTGTGtttcaaaaatatacatacattgactattttattttatactaaatattgtaaataaatagcgATAGGCGGATGGTTCCTTTTCGAGTCACCTCAGAATACCCCTTGGGAGTAACCCCAAGTCGTGAGCGCAATCTTCgcatttgtatgtattaacttattaagtagtagcttttcccgcgagcttcgcttcgccttaaaaagtttttccgtgggaattccgggataaaaagtagcctatgttctttctcagggtctagaacatatgttataccaaatttcatttaaatccgtccagtagttttggcgtgaaagagtaacagacaaacagacagacagacacagttactttcgcatttataatattagttaggattaagaTTAGGATTTGTGTAAACTATGCCAAAACAAAAATGatcaaatttatgtttttttatcacaTTTCACAAAATGTTTACACATTTCACaatatgtaaattttctaCTCAGATATGGTCGGAGGAATTGAGGGCGGCAAATTCGTGGAGGATCGTAAGGTGATGTGCTACATCGCTTGCATCTACCAGACTATACAAGTGGTGGGTACAAACTTATTCATCTTATTTCTAAGAACCTTATCATCTTCATGCAATAAGCGTCGAATCATGCGTACACTTTTAGGTACCTCATAATCTTTTCTGTTGTAGCTTTCAAAAAGAGACTCTTATTTCTAGGTTCTCAAAGTAggcaccatttagctgaacaaacttgtatttttactttttggaaaaacgattttaaagataaaaatatgattgttTTCATTTTGGGAACGTTCAAGAGTACAGGCACTGCGCCGCTAGTGGCCGCAATATGCTCCGCAAGTCCGCACGCGTTTCTTCATACATTTGAACAACTGGTGGTGGCATTTAGTGGCTCTAATCTAATCTAATGCACCCCATTGGCCGACCATATTTGCAGCATAGTTGCTCAATATCACAAGtgcacatttttatttaatttctatTACTTTTTAGATGAAGAATGACAGGCTGAATAAAGACCTGGTGATCAAGCAAGTGGACCTGCTGTACCCACCCGAGTTGAAGGCGCCGACCAAGGCGGCCGTCAAACAGTGCATGACAGTTCGTAAGTACAGAGAACAGTGCATGCCAGTCTGTAAAGGCAGGATCAGACGGTTTcatatttctttcattttttgattttcattcGGCATCAATGCAATGAAACAAAAGTGCAAACAAAACTGAACCGTTCACTCGAATAATGAACCGTCTGATCCCGCCATAAGTACAGCAGACAGTGCATGCCAGTCTGTAAGTATAACAAACAGTGCATGCCAGTCTGTAAATACATCAACAGTGCATGCCAATCTGTAAGTACAGCAACAGTGCATGCCAGTCTGTAAGTACAGAAACAGTGCATGCCAGTCTGTAAATACATCAACAGTGCCTGCCAGTCTGTAAGTACAGCAACAGTGCCTGCCAGTCTGTAAGTACAGCAACAGTGCCTGCCAGTCTGTAAGTACAGCAACAGTGCCTGCCAGTCTGTAAGTACAGCAACAGTGCCTGCCAGTCTGTAAGTACAACAACAGTGCATGCCAGTCTATACGTACAGCAACAGTGCATGTCAGTCTGTAAGTACAGCAACAGTGCATGCCAGTCTGTAAGTACAGCAACAGTGCATGCCAGTATGTAAGTACAGCAACAGTGCATGCCAGTCTATACGTACATCAACAGTGCATGCCAGTATGTAAGTACAGCAACAGTGCATGCCAGTCTGTAAGTACAACAACAGTGCATGCCAGACCGAAAGTAGTTAAGCTAAGTAGGTTTAAACgaagtatttttattcattcgaCCGGATGGCGTAGCGGTTAGCAACGCTGACTCttgtgccgaaggtcccgcGTTCGATTaacggccggggcagatatttgtttaaacacagatatttgttctcgggtcttggatgtgcccgtaaaatggcaataggcccgccccctattacatttggactaacataaacactgacGAAAAGtgagtgcagcaatgcacctctgcctatcccgcaagggagtacattagtacaaggcgtgagtgtttatatttatattatatgtttttatatttttattcattacttATCATAACTACCTATAAGttatcagaatttggaaaagttttataattgtaaaatcATGAACTAAATAttagtaatacctactactaagTTTTCTATCAGGTtacaatagtttatttatatgtgtATTTGATGTCCTGATTCTATTTTAATACtgaatacctaataattaataatgcaaaAAATACTAACTCAATAAAAGAAAGGAAAAATAAGTTTATCGCCGCCTTATCGGCTATACTATCTAGTGATAGTAATAATAACTAAAGTTGACCACCTaagatttttgtttttaatttcagagGACAAATACACGGACATGTGTGAGGGCGTGTTCTGGTCCGTGAAGTGTCTGTACGAGCAGGACCCCGCCAGCTTCGTGTTCCCGTGAATATCTGCAGGGCTAGCACGGGCCGCAAGTAAGACGTGATAAAGGtactccgtcgcgctcgctcttgaggctgtgcgatgtgagtgagcgcgatacaaaacttttgtcacgtctcaaatgcgccccgtgctaggccttcggTGTTTAAGTTAATACTATACTTAcgtattttataatgtaattAAACATTGTATTCATTAAAATTGTTGTTTAGCACAAAGCTTTTCTTTAATTGGTGGTCTCTATACTGAAagtttcaataatttattgtgattaaatgcgttaaaaaactaaattatgttGCAATTTTTAAAGTTCTAagtagtacttaagtactatagtaattaagtacttacttaatttgtaTTGGGTAAATGTCGCTATGAGTTGAAAACAACGAAACATCTCGAGACACCTAGCAGCAGCGACGAATCATATTCGAATAGTGATTAACAtttaactgcctctgtggtctagtggtagaagcttcgcttcacgacccagaggtcccgggttcgattcccgggtgggaccatcaatttgtgtttctaaattgtggttctaagtttggttaggacatagaaggctgatcacctgatgtccgaaacagtgaaacgatccatgctgtcggatgggcatgtaaagcagtcggtcctgcgcctagctctctccagtcgtgtcggtcaatccgtcccattgggctaagagagtgatggaacagagagtgctcctgtgtactgcgcacacacttgggcactataaaactactcctgcgtagatggctgatctcaaatgagattggccgccgtggtcgaaattcggctaggaggacattattaacattttaattaacaacCAAATGGGTACATAGAATGTTTTAAATCAACAATTACACTGTCAGAAGCGAGAAAACGCACACAAATTAAATgagttttcaatattttaataagcaTAAATTTACACCTTTATAAATGGCATACGTATCTCAGAAACATCTGGCACTTTGTTAGACCAACACAGTAGCGGTTTTGGAAACAATGTTTGTGAAGAATCATTGGCTCATTGTGATGGTAGTGGCAACTGGAATATGTGTGGTTTCTtcggtaagtaggtatttttctatggttattaagggcctgtttcacaattcacaatgtctgatgaagggctacctgtgggataaaaatTTCTGAgatgacagcatgtcttttatccgagaggtagccattatccagacattgtgaaacaggtcCTGAGTATGGTATCTTATGAAGTTATCAGGGTAGTATTAAAAGCGACGGGTGGCCCCTTGTCGGAAGGAAGGGAAGGTGGAAGCTCCCTGAATCAATACCCCTAGATTCTTGAATGACACCGGGATGTCACCAATTAATTTTCATATATAAGTTTGGTTTGTCTGATTATACGCCTGATGCCTGAAAAGTGTAATTATCCATCTTTCGTCACCATTGTCTTGGCATATAAAGTCACCGTCTCCATATCATGTTAGTCAGGACTAAGAATAGTTAGTAAGTTCTCAGTATCGGTAGGAAAAATCTGCCTATAGTAGAATATCCTGTACAAGATATATACTAGCATAGGGTAACAATCAATAGTCCTTGCTACTGTTAGGCATCtgatacatatacatactataGCTTTTGTATTCCTATAATTTTCAGATAACcagaaaacaaatgaaaaatacaagtaaaattatgaaaaaatctTGTATGCCGAAAAACAACGTAACGGAAGGTAATTAAATGATTTGTTAtgaatataagtaggtacttagagcCTTGGTCACCAAAACTTACCCTCGGTTTCGCAACTGAGTATTTGAGGTTGAGTCGTTCTCAAAGCCTACTTAAGttcatacttattaaatttctgTTTCTGAATTGAGATTTCTTATGATTGAGTTTGGTTTGAGCAACAGAGCTTGAGAAATCTCAAATTTGACAGTTGGCATGCTTAACTTCATGCTTAGCGACAAAAATGCGTTTCACAacgcgtttgacagcgctcaAACCGTACTTGCTCAAAGTTGAGTCTGTCAAATTTAAGTAACCAATTTCGGCTACTTAAAccttaatcaaatatttttacttgtgATTATTGTGAAATATCAAGTATTATACAAGAGTTTTGTTTGCTGTACAATGTCCAGTGACGATACTTCGTTAATCTAATCTTATAACACCATTCATAAATGCAGCCATACCGTCACAAGAAGCATTTAatagggttctaccttttttggcataagatttttttgcctaatctcgtattgcatagtaacgtttggtcaaagtctcgttacgccgaaaatcgtatggcataaatctcgtttagtaaaaagttatttcgcataacattgttaagcctaataatggtatggccaaatcttgaatagcctaataatgctatggcataggtttatacaaagtaataatattcgtttggctttaactttgacggagcgtctccctacataacgcaaactggtgccttgtattgttttcactgtttggaaaacgctccgctccgctccgctttggtttttatgaacatgtgcacctaacacgctcctcctcgctttgctcgtcatcgcacctatctttaggtttcgatctcatggggtttgtaataattacattggtcgttaactttcgattctTTGATctttcaatatcgtgattttcgggatgtaggagaaaaataccacaatttgtacatttactacatacttaatatattatttattaagataacattaagagaaacaagattatacatagatatagacgaacataaatttgagcaaacgaaacttaggtgtttaaagattgtgcctaaagagttttagacatAACGAGctttatgccacataagtcttggcaaagtgatggttcggccaaaaaagtttagaccatacgagttatgcgaaatgagttttggtcaataaagattgtgccagatgagcggaacccatttAATAGAGCCCAGAACCCAACAAGAAACACCATTGAGTGATGCTTTGTGGTGCTAAAGAGAAGATTCCCATATCTACATTATGGAATGCAACTCAAATTGCAGAAGGTTTACAAGGTCATTATGAGATGTTGCACAACATGGCTCTAGAACTAGACGATTATACCTGTGGTTCTGGACAATGAAATAGAAGAGGAACCATATGCTGTGCAGCCTTTGCCTCAAGAACTGCAAAGTTTTGAAAACAAGAAGAATATGCTGTAAGAACCATGTAAGAACAGCACTGGTGGagacatattaaatatttatgaatgtaAGGACTTATATTAGATTTctggctataaataaaaatatttgttgaaacttttatattctttaattcataatatttttttatcaggAAACTACAAAAATCACAGTAATTACttagaaatcaaaataatgcTCCGGGTttgatttttgttgttgttgttgttctaAGGTACCCTGGTGGTACAGAGGGTCTTCACGAgagtgcgccacgccgtccggtcctcagcaaccgctctggcctccttccagctcaggccttgcacacgcagctcgccgtcgactgtacgccgccatgtgtgcacgAGGCGACCGCGTCTGCGGTGGTGCGTCCCTTCTGGTAGTGTGGCCGATCAATCTCCAATTCGCCATGCGACTTCTTACTCGATATGTAGTTGGTTCATCGATCCCTTAGTCACAATCGAACAGCAGAAGCGACTTGACCACGGAGTTGAAGAAGGGCTTTTACGCAACGCTTAAGCATGTTGGAGTCCCACACAGATCCGAGTTGAGGGAAGGCAGTTTTCGTTATTTATTCCAGCATTCACACGGGGCTACCAAGTCAGTGCTCTACTTGGTTGCTCACTGGGTCCAGTCACTGAACTAACTAATTATTATCTTCCTttccattttaatatttggttAGAATCCTTTAATTTAATGGATAACTATGGTAAAATACACAAGATTATATTTGGTTTTGAAGATGAAtatcatagagaaaaaataaacaattctgAAAAGAGTGGCATCTCgaggagttttttgtcatactctatacgtcatactgaacagcgccacgccatctctttatatttctcagcctcattgtacatacatacagggtgccctgttgggacaccctgtatatatatagatattgttatcacaagttaatagccggatctcTACCAAACGATCCAATGCGATCCGATCGCCCGATCCAAGATGTTTAGTATGTAAGAATTCTTGGATCGCGTTGGATCGTCTGGTggggatccggctattaacttcaatctataaagatataagacatatttgccttaacgtagttacaccacacaacagttattacatttattagctaaatgtaagttcaatctatttatgtacctacctacatgcaacaataaataaaaaacaaattattatataattctttattacctcgcatataacaatgtttcagttcagttttgttcatgtcacttgtaaaataatatgcgagtggctgtgtgtattccttttttattcctttcaccatgaaaaccacgtcatgttttgctagtttatgtttcccaagagaagcaaatcttgtcacttgtggtgataaagtcatttcgtccaatagtgcatcatttatcctcgcgaggcaa is a genomic window of Plutella xylostella chromosome 18, ilPluXylo3.1, whole genome shotgun sequence containing:
- the LOC105387990 gene encoding uncharacterized protein LOC105387990, encoding MFQNILKLVVLELLLFYGVADAMTRQQLKNSGKMMKKSCMPKNDVTEEQVGDIEKGHFIEERNVMCYVACIYSMSQLVKNNKLNYESVIKQVDMMFPPELREPTKAAAEKCKDVVKKYKDLCEHSFWTAKCMYDVDPKNFIMNRFVLIFIFFVLFDAAFGMTRAQLKKTLSMPKKQCMTKHGVTEDMVGGIEGGKFVEDRKVMCYIACIYQTIQVMKNDRLNKDLVIKQVDLLYPPELKAPTKAAVKQCMTVQDKYTDMCEGVFWSVKCLYEQDPASFVFP